In a single window of the Streptomyces brevispora genome:
- the def gene encoding peptide deformylase — protein sequence MAAMRNRPIPGSSGLVRAMSLLGDPVLHSACDPVTDFGPSLAQLVEDMYATMYEAQGVGLAANQIGVPLRVFVYDCPDDEDVRHLGHLVNPTLVEADGISMRGPEGCLSLPGIEAGTPRFDHAVVEGVTVEGEPVRISGTGFFARCLQHECDHLDGTVYTDRLTGLRRARALRAARRAPWGRTG from the coding sequence ATGGCGGCCATGCGAAACCGCCCGATCCCCGGCAGTTCCGGACTCGTCCGGGCCATGAGCCTGCTCGGCGACCCAGTGCTGCACAGCGCGTGCGACCCGGTCACCGACTTCGGGCCCTCGCTCGCCCAGTTGGTCGAGGACATGTACGCCACGATGTACGAGGCGCAGGGCGTCGGGCTGGCGGCCAACCAGATCGGCGTTCCCCTGCGGGTGTTCGTCTACGACTGCCCCGACGACGAGGACGTCCGCCATCTGGGACACCTCGTCAACCCCACCCTCGTCGAGGCGGACGGCATCTCCATGCGTGGCCCGGAGGGCTGTCTCTCGCTGCCGGGCATCGAGGCCGGCACGCCTCGCTTCGACCACGCGGTCGTCGAGGGGGTGACGGTCGAGGGCGAGCCGGTTCGGATCAGCGGCACCGGCTTCTTCGCCCGCTGCCTCCAGCACGAGTGCGACCATCTCGACGGCACCGTCTACACCGACCGGCTGACCGGGCTGCGCAGGGCGCGCGCCCTGCGCGCGGCCCGCCGGGCGCCCTGGGGGCGTACCGGCTGA
- a CDS encoding type 1 glutamine amidotransferase encodes MSNNSLRLVWVYPDLLSTYGDQGNTLVVERRAHQRGLNVSRVDVRSDQPVPTSGDIYLIGGGEDRPQRLAAERLRRDGGLSRAASNGAIIFSVCAGYQILGHEFVNDLGEREQGLGLLDVVSTRGEGDRCVGDVLADIDPHLGLPPLTGFENHQGVTHLGPTARPFARVQFGRGNGTGDGTEGAYNDTVFGTYMHGPVMARNPLIADLLLKLALDVNALPPTDDRWYEALRAERIASATQPA; translated from the coding sequence ATGAGCAACAACAGCCTGCGGCTGGTGTGGGTCTACCCGGACCTGCTGAGCACCTACGGCGACCAGGGCAACACGCTGGTGGTGGAGCGCCGGGCCCATCAGCGCGGTCTCAATGTCTCGCGCGTCGACGTGCGCAGCGACCAGCCCGTTCCCACGTCGGGCGACATCTATCTGATCGGCGGCGGTGAGGACCGTCCGCAGCGGCTCGCCGCGGAACGGCTGCGCCGCGACGGCGGTCTCAGCCGGGCCGCGTCCAACGGCGCGATCATCTTCTCGGTCTGTGCCGGTTACCAGATCCTCGGCCACGAGTTCGTCAACGACCTCGGTGAGCGCGAGCAGGGTCTCGGACTGCTCGACGTGGTCTCCACCCGCGGCGAGGGCGACCGGTGCGTCGGCGACGTACTCGCGGACATCGACCCGCACCTCGGGCTGCCGCCGCTGACCGGTTTCGAGAACCACCAGGGCGTCACCCATCTCGGCCCTACGGCACGCCCGTTCGCCCGGGTGCAGTTCGGCCGGGGCAACGGCACCGGGGACGGCACCGAGGGCGCGTACAACGACACCGTCTTCGGTACGTACATGCACGGGCCCGTGATGGCCCGCAACCCGCTGATCGCGGACCTGCTGCTGAAGCTGGCCCTCGATGTGAACGCGCTGCCGCCGACCGACGACCGCTGGTACGAGGCGCTGCGCGCCGAGCGGATCGCCTCGGCCACGCAGCCCGCCTGA
- a CDS encoding acyl-CoA dehydrogenase family protein produces the protein MAEFTLELNDDQKQVRDWLHGFAADVIRPAASEWDEREETPWPVIQEAAKVGIYSLDFYAQQFFDPTGLGIPMAMEELFWGDAGIALSIVGTGLAAVGVLANGTEEQIGTWIPQMYGDANDVKVAAFCSSEPDAGSDVASMRTRAVYDQAKDEWVLNGTKTWATNGGIANVHVVVAVVDAEVGSKGHASFIVPPDTPGLSQGQKFKKHGIRASHTAEVVLEDVRVPGHCLLGGKEKLDQRLARAHERAASGDGERVKNAAMATFEASRPAVGAMAVGTARAAYEVALDYAKTRTQFGRPIIDNQGVAFQLADMRTQIDAARLLVWRASWMAAAGKPFESAEGSMSKLYASETAKKVTAQAIQILGGNGFTREYPVERMHRDAAIYTIFEGTSEIQRLVIARTLSGMPIR, from the coding sequence ATGGCCGAGTTCACGCTCGAGCTCAACGACGACCAGAAGCAGGTCCGTGACTGGCTTCACGGCTTCGCCGCGGATGTGATCCGTCCGGCCGCTTCGGAGTGGGACGAGCGTGAGGAAACGCCCTGGCCCGTCATTCAGGAGGCGGCCAAGGTCGGCATCTACTCGCTCGACTTCTATGCCCAGCAGTTCTTCGACCCGACCGGCCTCGGCATCCCGATGGCGATGGAGGAGCTGTTCTGGGGCGACGCGGGCATCGCCCTGTCGATCGTCGGCACGGGCCTGGCGGCCGTCGGCGTCCTCGCCAACGGCACCGAGGAACAGATCGGCACCTGGATCCCGCAGATGTACGGCGACGCGAACGACGTGAAGGTCGCCGCCTTCTGCTCCTCCGAGCCCGACGCCGGCTCCGACGTCGCCTCGATGCGCACCCGCGCCGTCTACGACCAGGCCAAGGACGAGTGGGTGCTCAACGGCACCAAGACGTGGGCGACCAACGGCGGAATCGCCAACGTCCATGTCGTGGTCGCGGTCGTCGACGCGGAGGTCGGCTCGAAGGGGCACGCTTCCTTCATCGTTCCGCCGGACACCCCCGGACTCTCCCAGGGCCAGAAGTTCAAGAAGCATGGCATCCGGGCCTCGCACACCGCCGAAGTCGTCCTGGAGGACGTGCGCGTACCGGGGCACTGCCTGCTCGGCGGCAAGGAGAAGCTCGACCAGCGCCTCGCGCGGGCCCACGAGCGCGCCGCCTCCGGTGATGGCGAGCGTGTGAAAAACGCCGCGATGGCCACGTTCGAGGCGTCCCGCCCGGCCGTCGGCGCGATGGCGGTCGGCACCGCCCGTGCCGCGTACGAGGTCGCGCTCGACTACGCGAAGACCCGGACCCAGTTCGGCCGCCCGATCATCGACAACCAGGGCGTCGCCTTCCAGCTCGCCGACATGCGCACCCAGATCGACGCGGCCCGGCTGCTGGTCTGGCGCGCCTCCTGGATGGCAGCCGCCGGCAAGCCGTTCGAGTCCGCCGAGGGCTCCATGTCCAAGCTGTACGCGAGCGAGACCGCCAAGAAGGTCACCGCGCAGGCCATCCAGATCCTCGGCGGCAACGGCTTCACCCGTGAGTACCCGGTGGAGCGCATGCACCGGGATGCCGCGATCTACACGATCTTCGAGGGTACGAGCGAGATCCAGCGCCTGGTGATCGCCCGCACGCTCTCCGGGATGCCCATCCGCTGA
- a CDS encoding GNAT family N-acetyltransferase, with product MTEIVQVSGPELVTYADELAALLVETVDGGSSVGFLAPLDRGAAACWWRERAESVAAGHHQVWIARDGERIAGTIGLVRALLPNARHRAEVAKLMVRPSAQGRGLGRSLLDAVEHSAADAGVTLLVLDTESGSPAERLYRSAGWTECGSVPDYAGDPAGVLKPTTLYYKAVGPGGTPPARSASPSTSL from the coding sequence ATGACCGAGATCGTCCAGGTGTCCGGACCCGAACTGGTCACCTACGCCGATGAGCTGGCCGCGCTCCTGGTGGAGACCGTTGACGGCGGGTCCTCCGTGGGATTCCTCGCGCCGCTGGACCGGGGCGCCGCAGCCTGCTGGTGGCGGGAGCGGGCCGAGTCCGTGGCTGCCGGGCACCATCAGGTCTGGATCGCCCGGGACGGTGAGCGGATCGCCGGGACCATCGGTCTGGTCCGGGCACTGCTGCCGAACGCCCGCCATCGCGCGGAGGTCGCCAAGCTGATGGTCCGTCCGTCGGCGCAGGGCCGGGGTCTCGGCCGCTCGTTGCTGGACGCGGTCGAGCACTCGGCGGCCGATGCCGGCGTCACACTGCTCGTCCTGGACACCGAGAGCGGCAGTCCTGCCGAGCGGCTCTACCGCTCGGCGGGCTGGACCGAGTGCGGGTCCGTCCCGGACTACGCCGGTGACCCGGCGGGTGTTCTCAAGCCGACCACTCTCTACTACAAGGCGGTCGGCCCGGGCGGGACCCCGCCGGCTCGGTCGGCTAGCCCGTCGACGTCCTTGTAG
- a CDS encoding 6-phosphofructokinase gives MRIGVLTSGGDCPGLNAVIRSVVHRAVVDHGDEVIGFHDGWRGLLECDYRKLDLDAVGGILARGGTILGSSRVQPAHLRGGVEQARGHVADLGLDAIIPIGGEGTLKAASLLSEAGLPIVGVPKTIDNDIASTDVTFGFDTAVGVATEALDRLKTTAESHQRVMIVEVMGRHTGWIALHSGMAAGAHAIVVPERPFDIDELTELVGRRFSAGKKFAIVVVAEGAKPRADSMAFNTGVKDIYGHERFAGVATQLSIELEQRLGKEARPVILGHVQRGGTPTAYDRVLATRFGWHAVEAAHRGEFGMMTALRGTDITMVPLADAVETLKTVPAERYAEAECVL, from the coding sequence ATGCGAATTGGTGTGCTCACCTCCGGCGGCGACTGCCCCGGCCTCAATGCGGTCATCCGTTCCGTCGTCCACCGTGCGGTGGTCGACCACGGTGACGAGGTCATCGGCTTCCACGACGGGTGGCGGGGCCTCCTGGAGTGCGACTACCGCAAGCTCGACCTCGACGCGGTCGGCGGCATCCTCGCTCGCGGCGGCACGATCCTCGGCTCCTCCCGGGTCCAGCCCGCACACCTGCGCGGCGGCGTGGAGCAGGCCAGGGGCCACGTGGCCGACCTCGGTCTCGACGCGATCATCCCGATCGGCGGCGAGGGCACCCTCAAGGCGGCCAGCCTGCTGTCCGAGGCGGGGCTGCCGATCGTCGGCGTACCGAAGACGATCGACAACGACATCGCGTCCACGGACGTGACCTTCGGCTTCGACACCGCGGTGGGTGTGGCCACCGAGGCCCTCGACCGGCTGAAGACCACCGCCGAGTCCCACCAGCGGGTCATGATCGTCGAGGTCATGGGCCGTCACACCGGATGGATCGCCCTGCACTCGGGCATGGCGGCCGGCGCGCACGCCATCGTCGTCCCCGAGCGCCCCTTCGACATCGACGAGCTGACCGAGCTGGTCGGCCGGCGTTTCTCGGCCGGCAAGAAGTTCGCGATCGTCGTGGTCGCCGAGGGTGCGAAGCCGCGCGCGGACTCCATGGCGTTCAACACCGGGGTGAAGGACATCTACGGTCACGAGCGCTTCGCGGGCGTGGCCACCCAGCTCTCCATCGAGCTGGAGCAGCGCCTCGGCAAGGAGGCCCGCCCGGTGATCCTCGGCCACGTGCAGCGCGGCGGAACGCCGACCGCGTACGACCGGGTCCTCGCCACCCGCTTCGGCTGGCACGCGGTGGAGGCGGCGCACCGCGGCGAGTTCGGCATGATGACGGCGCTGCGCGGCACGGACATCACCATGGTTCCGCTCGCGGACGCCGTGGAGACCCTGAAGACGGTCCCGGCCGAGCGGTACGCCGAGGCCGAGTGCGTGCTCTGA
- a CDS encoding helix-turn-helix domain-containing protein, which translates to MRDVEGAEPGTVDARLAARLGELRTERGWSLEELAQRTGVSRSTLSRLERGELSPTAALLGRLCTVHGRTMSRLLLEVEAEPPRLVPAGQQTVWRDEEAGFVRRSVSPPHAGLRAEVIEGALDAGATIAYENPPVPGLEQHIWVLEGAVEITVDDTVHTVRTGDCLRFRLRGPSRFHCPGPARVRYALMIVLP; encoded by the coding sequence GTGAGAGACGTGGAGGGCGCCGAGCCCGGCACCGTCGATGCCAGGCTCGCGGCACGGCTGGGCGAGCTCCGCACCGAGCGCGGCTGGTCGCTGGAGGAGCTGGCGCAGCGTACGGGGGTGAGCCGCTCGACGCTCTCACGGCTGGAGCGCGGCGAGCTGAGTCCGACCGCCGCCCTGCTCGGCCGGCTGTGCACCGTCCACGGGCGGACCATGTCGCGGCTGCTGCTGGAGGTGGAGGCGGAACCACCGCGGCTGGTGCCCGCCGGGCAGCAGACGGTGTGGCGGGACGAGGAGGCCGGCTTCGTGCGCCGGTCGGTCTCACCGCCGCATGCCGGACTGCGCGCGGAGGTCATCGAGGGGGCACTCGACGCGGGTGCCACGATCGCGTACGAGAACCCGCCCGTCCCCGGCCTGGAGCAGCACATCTGGGTCCTGGAGGGAGCGGTCGAGATCACCGTCGACGACACCGTGCACACCGTCCGTACCGGCGACTGTCTGCGATTCCGGCTCCGCGGCCCTTCGCGTTTCCACTGTCCGGGCCCGGCAAGGGTCCGGTACGCACTGATGATCGTTCTGCCGTGA
- a CDS encoding TetR family transcriptional regulator, whose protein sequence is METTRQAERQRTAAERRRRELLEAADRVVLRDGPGASMNAIAAEAGITKPILYRHFGDKGGLYRALAKRHTDALLSALRAALDAPAERRARVEATLDTYLAAIEARPQVYRFLMHPSDDAVPSPEQGFDVGRHSAPLLRRLGEELATVIAERVDLGPDSQVMARIWGHGIVGMMHAAGDWWLGERPCSRAQLVSSLADLLWGRLAGAGDRPGGPGF, encoded by the coding sequence ATGGAGACCACACGACAGGCCGAGCGACAGCGCACCGCGGCCGAGCGCCGCCGCCGCGAGCTGCTCGAGGCCGCCGACCGCGTGGTGCTCAGGGACGGCCCCGGAGCCTCGATGAACGCCATCGCGGCGGAGGCCGGGATCACCAAGCCCATTCTCTACCGGCACTTCGGCGACAAGGGCGGTCTCTACCGCGCCCTGGCCAAGCGGCACACCGACGCGCTGCTCAGCGCGCTCCGGGCCGCACTCGACGCCCCTGCCGAGCGCCGCGCCCGGGTCGAGGCGACACTCGACACCTACCTCGCCGCGATCGAGGCCCGCCCGCAGGTCTACCGGTTCCTGATGCACCCGTCCGACGACGCGGTGCCGTCACCCGAGCAGGGCTTCGACGTGGGACGCCACTCGGCCCCGCTGCTGCGCCGGCTCGGCGAGGAGCTCGCCACGGTGATCGCCGAGCGGGTGGACCTCGGGCCGGACAGCCAGGTCATGGCCCGGATCTGGGGCCACGGCATCGTCGGCATGATGCATGCGGCGGGCGACTGGTGGCTGGGTGAACGCCCCTGCTCACGAGCTCAGTTGGTGAGCAGCCTGGCCGATCTCTTGTGGGGCAGGCTGGCCGGGGCGGGCGACCGCCCCGGCGGACCCGGGTTCTGA
- a CDS encoding Mur ligase family protein — protein MAGNTEPLSPRAKLAVTAGKAAAAVSRAAGRGSGSVIGGRVALKLDPDLLGRLAQHLDVILVSATNGKTTTTRLIAEALRAAGPVVSNALGANMPAGITSALAGGSDAQYGVIEVDEKYLAGVARDTTPKVIALLNLSRDQLDRAAETRMLAEKWREGLSGSKAVIIANADDPLIVWAASSSPNVVWVAAGQAWKDDAWSCPSCGGVMQRPGDDWFCGECGFRRPPPSWVLHGDYVLDPHGSAWPIHLQLPGRANKANATSSAAVAAVFGVPPQVALERMYHVQAVAGRYDVVTFLDRELRLLLAKNPAGWLETFSLIDPPPTPVILSVNARGADGTDTSWLWDVDYTQLAGHPIFVLGDRKLDLAVRLEVAGLDFRVCENLDEAVQQAPPGRIEVIANYTAFQDLRRRVGN, from the coding sequence ATGGCAGGCAACACGGAGCCGTTGTCGCCGCGGGCCAAGCTGGCCGTGACGGCGGGCAAGGCCGCTGCGGCGGTGTCGCGGGCAGCCGGGCGAGGCAGCGGATCGGTGATCGGCGGCCGGGTGGCGCTCAAGCTCGACCCCGACCTGCTCGGGCGGCTGGCACAGCACCTGGACGTGATCCTGGTGTCGGCGACGAACGGCAAGACGACCACGACCCGGCTGATCGCCGAGGCACTGCGAGCTGCGGGCCCGGTCGTGTCGAACGCGCTCGGCGCCAACATGCCCGCGGGCATCACCTCGGCCCTGGCCGGCGGCTCGGACGCGCAGTACGGCGTGATCGAGGTGGACGAGAAGTACCTCGCGGGCGTCGCCCGCGACACGACGCCCAAGGTGATCGCGCTGCTCAACCTCTCCCGCGACCAGTTGGACCGGGCCGCCGAGACCCGGATGCTCGCCGAGAAGTGGCGCGAGGGACTGTCCGGGTCGAAGGCCGTGATCATCGCGAACGCCGACGACCCGCTGATCGTCTGGGCGGCGTCCTCCTCCCCCAACGTGGTGTGGGTCGCGGCCGGACAGGCGTGGAAGGACGACGCCTGGTCCTGCCCGTCCTGCGGCGGTGTGATGCAGCGCCCCGGCGACGACTGGTTCTGCGGCGAGTGCGGTTTCCGCCGCCCGCCGCCCAGCTGGGTGCTGCACGGTGACTACGTGCTGGACCCGCACGGTTCGGCCTGGCCGATCCACCTCCAGCTGCCCGGCCGCGCCAACAAGGCCAACGCCACCAGTTCGGCCGCCGTGGCAGCCGTCTTCGGGGTGCCGCCGCAGGTCGCCCTGGAGCGGATGTACCACGTGCAGGCCGTCGCGGGCCGCTACGACGTGGTCACCTTCCTCGACCGTGAGCTGCGGCTCCTGCTGGCGAAGAACCCGGCGGGCTGGCTGGAGACGTTCTCGTTGATCGACCCGCCGCCCACACCGGTGATCCTCTCCGTCAACGCCCGTGGCGCCGACGGCACGGACACCTCCTGGCTGTGGGACGTGGACTACACCCAGCTCGCGGGTCACCCGATCTTCGTGCTCGGCGACCGCAAGCTGGACCTCGCGGTCCGCCTGGAGGTGGCCGGTCTCGACTTCCGCGTCTGCGAGAACCTCGACGAGGCCGTGCAGCAGGCACCGCCCGGCCGTATCGAGGTCATCGCCAACTACACCGCCTTCCAGGATCTGCGCCGTCGTGTCGGCAACTGA
- a CDS encoding DUF7144 family membrane protein, whose product MASTGSQPRAAHRTAPNSRHPFETGWTVFAAVLMIFGGIMAIFQGISAIAKDDVFVTTRNYVFQFDLTGWGWIHLILGIVIVLAGFALFTGAAWARAVGIVLAGLGALANFMWLPYYPLWSIVLIAIDVFIIWALCAGPGMRENA is encoded by the coding sequence ATGGCCAGTACCGGCAGCCAACCGCGAGCGGCACACCGCACCGCCCCGAACTCACGACATCCCTTCGAGACGGGATGGACCGTCTTCGCCGCGGTTCTGATGATCTTCGGCGGGATCATGGCGATCTTCCAGGGGATCTCGGCCATCGCCAAGGACGACGTCTTCGTCACCACGCGCAACTACGTCTTCCAGTTCGACCTGACCGGCTGGGGCTGGATCCACCTCATCCTGGGCATCGTGATCGTCCTCGCCGGCTTCGCGTTGTTCACCGGCGCGGCATGGGCACGAGCCGTCGGTATCGTCCTGGCCGGACTCGGCGCGCTCGCCAACTTCATGTGGCTGCCGTACTACCCGCTGTGGTCCATCGTGCTCATCGCCATCGACGTCTTCATCATCTGGGCGCTCTGCGCGGGACCCGGAATGCGGGAGAACGCCTGA
- a CDS encoding DUF6011 domain-containing protein, which produces MPGTTKATGRRQVRCRLCGRPLTGTASRRTGLGPACDAKLHPAPPDIRTRRHEVAQDPLPGT; this is translated from the coding sequence CTGCCCGGCACCACCAAGGCCACCGGCCGCCGTCAAGTGCGCTGCCGACTGTGCGGACGCCCGCTCACCGGAACGGCATCGCGCCGAACCGGCCTCGGCCCCGCCTGCGACGCCAAACTGCACCCGGCGCCGCCCGACATCCGCACCCGACGTCACGAGGTCGCGCAGGACCCGCTGCCCGGCACCTGA
- a CDS encoding glutathione peroxidase — translation MTLYDIPLHTLTGEPTTLGAYRGQAVLLVNVASKCGLTPQYAGLERLQKTYGDRGFTVLGVPCNQFAGQEPGSSEEIQAFCSATYGVSFPLLAKTDVNGAGRHPLYAELVRLADADGEAGDIKWNFEKFLISPAGEPVARIRPGTEPEAPELVTAIEAQLPA, via the coding sequence ATGACGCTGTACGACATCCCGCTCCACACCCTGACCGGCGAGCCGACCACGCTGGGCGCCTATCGGGGGCAGGCCGTTCTGCTGGTGAACGTTGCCTCCAAGTGCGGGCTGACTCCGCAGTACGCCGGCCTGGAGCGGCTCCAGAAGACGTACGGGGACCGGGGGTTCACCGTGCTCGGCGTGCCGTGCAACCAGTTCGCCGGCCAGGAGCCGGGAAGCTCGGAGGAGATCCAGGCGTTCTGCTCCGCGACGTACGGGGTGAGTTTCCCGCTGCTGGCGAAGACGGACGTCAACGGCGCGGGCCGACACCCGCTCTACGCGGAACTGGTGCGGCTCGCGGACGCGGACGGCGAGGCCGGTGACATCAAGTGGAACTTCGAGAAGTTCCTGATCTCCCCGGCGGGCGAGCCGGTCGCCCGGATCCGTCCCGGTACGGAGCCCGAGGCCCCGGAGCTCGTCACGGCCATCGAGGCCCAGCTCCCCGCCTGA
- a CDS encoding acyl-CoA thioesterase, with the protein MTNPAERLVDLLDLERIEVNIFRGRSPQESLQRVFGGQVAGQALVAAGRTTDGDRPVHSLHAYFLRPGRPGVPIVYEVERIRDGRSFTTRRVTAVQQGRTIFSLTASFHRPEEAGIEHQLPPAREVPDPEELPTVAEEVREHLGTLPDALERMARRQPFDIRYVDRLRWTREEIRDADPRSAVWMRAVGPLGDDPLVHTCALTYASDMTLLDAVRIPVEPLWGPRGFDLASLDHAMWFHRPFRADEWFLYDQESPVATGGRGLARGRIYDRAGNLLVSVVQEGLFRRLGEQSS; encoded by the coding sequence ATGACGAACCCTGCCGAGCGCCTGGTCGACCTGCTCGACCTGGAGCGGATCGAGGTCAACATCTTCCGCGGCCGCAGCCCGCAGGAGTCCCTGCAGCGGGTCTTCGGCGGGCAGGTCGCCGGGCAGGCGCTGGTGGCGGCCGGCCGCACCACCGACGGGGACCGGCCGGTCCATTCGCTGCACGCCTACTTCCTGCGGCCGGGCCGTCCCGGGGTGCCGATCGTCTACGAGGTGGAGCGGATCAGGGACGGCCGGTCCTTCACCACCCGCCGGGTGACGGCCGTCCAGCAGGGGCGCACCATCTTCAGTCTGACGGCGTCCTTCCACCGGCCCGAGGAGGCGGGCATCGAGCACCAGCTGCCGCCGGCCCGTGAGGTGCCGGACCCGGAGGAGCTGCCGACCGTCGCCGAGGAGGTCCGTGAGCATCTCGGGACGCTTCCCGACGCGCTGGAGCGGATGGCGCGGCGCCAGCCGTTCGACATCCGTTACGTCGACCGGCTGCGCTGGACGCGGGAGGAGATCAGGGACGCGGACCCGCGCAGCGCGGTCTGGATGCGTGCGGTCGGCCCGCTCGGCGACGACCCGCTCGTCCACACGTGTGCGCTGACGTACGCGAGCGACATGACGCTGCTGGACGCGGTGCGGATCCCGGTGGAGCCGCTGTGGGGGCCGCGCGGCTTCGATTTGGCGAGCCTGGATCACGCCATGTGGTTCCACCGTCCGTTCCGGGCCGACGAGTGGTTCCTGTACGACCAGGAGTCGCCGGTGGCGACGGGCGGGCGTGGTCTGGCGCGCGGCCGGATCTACGACCGCGCGGGGAATCTGCTGGTGTCCGTGGTGCAGGAGGGGCTGTTCCGGCGGCTGGGCGAGCAGTCTTCCTGA